GTCTTCGGCGCGGCCGCTCTTTGACAGCAGATTGTGGTGAATGTCGAGAAAAATCTCGGCGCAGATCTGCAGCTCGGAATCGACCAAGCAATCGAGCGTGTGCGCGACCACACCTTCGGTGGAATTTTCGATCGGCACCACGCCAAAAGCGGTGCGTCCCTGGGTCACTTCCTGAAACACCTGCGGTATGCTCGCCGTCGGCAACAACGTCGTCGAAGCACCGAACTTCTCCCGCGCGGCCAAATGGCTGTAGGTCGCCTCGGCACCGAAAAATGCCACTTTCATCGGCGCTTCGAGGGAGCGGCAGCCGGAAACGATTTCGCGAAAGACGGAACGAATGGCGGTGGCAGAGAGCGGGCCGCGGCTCAACTCGGCGGCGTGTTGTAAGACTTCTTGTTCGCGATGAGGAACGTAGACAGGAGCGTTGCTTAAACTCTTGGTCTGACCAATCCTGCGGGCCAGGCTGGCCCGGTCGTTTAGCAGGGCGACTATCTTTCCATCAATCTGATCGATCTTTTTTCGAAGGGCATCGACCGACTCATTACGGCTCAATGACAACCTCACCAAGGCACACCGCAAGATGTGCCCACAAACTAGTACGCTGCGGCCGTAACTTATCTTAATCCCTAAAGAATTGCAAATATGGCCAAACTTTCCCTTGCCCCCAATGGGGCCACCAGCTATGACTTTAGTGCGATGCGCCAAATCGAGATCACGCCCGCCGACAACGGCAAGAAACTAGAGAATTTTCTCAAGAAAGAATTTCCCATCGGTTACGTCAGAAAATTGTTTCGCAAAAACGCTGTCCGCGTCAATGGTCAAAGAGTCAGGCCGAATTGCCTAGTCCGCTCAGGCGACAGCGTGCAACTCTACATTCAGTTCGAAGCCCAGACCAAATCCGGCCGCTCCGTTGCAGTGAAAACGCCACTGCCGATCGTCTTCGAAGACAACGAGATTCTCATCATCGACAAGCCTGCCGGGCTGGCGGTGCACGAAGCGAGCGGTATCCAGCGCCGCGACACCGTGATCGGCATCTTGGAAGCGCAATATCGCGCGCAGCCTATGCGACCGCGGCTGGTGCACCGCATCGATCAAGATACTTCCGGGCTATTGCTAGTAGCCAAAAATGACCAATCCAAAGAGACCCTTGAAGGACTCTTCGAGACGAAGAGAGTTGAGAAAATCTATATCGCGCTGGTGTCCGGTCGGCTGCCACAGCCCTCGGGAACCATCGACTTCCCGCTGCCGGGCCGCGACGACCAGCCGGTGCATGCGGTCACCCATTACAAGACAATTCAAAAATTCGCTGAAACGACACTGGTGGAAGCTCGGATCGACACCGGCAGAATGCATCAGATTCGCCTCCACTTCGCCAAGCTGGGCTATCCGGTGGTCATGGACGAGCGCCACGGCGACTTCGCCTTCAACCGCCGATTTCGCAAAGACTATGGTTTGAAGCGCCAGTTCCTGCACGCGGCGAATTTGTCGCTGGCTTATGGCGGAAAGAAAAAGAATTGGCACGCTTCGCTGCCGGAAGACTTAACCGATGTGCTGACGCAGCTATCCAAGGAAAACCGGGCGCGCTGAATCGCGCCCTTACCGCAGATTTCCGCAACGGCTGGAACAGCTGGAACGAGTTAACCCGTTAGACTTTGTACACCAGCATCAAGCCGTCGCGCACGGGCAATAAGACATTCTCCACCCGCGCATCGTCGCGAATCTTTTTATTCAGTGCATTGACTTCAGCCACCCCCGGATCTCTGGGGTCGAGGACCTTGCCGCTTTGGACCATGTTGTCGATGACGATCAAGCCGCGCGGCCGCACCAAGTCGACACAGGCATCGTAGTAGGCGCCGTAGTTCTCGCGATCGGCGTTAATGTGGCAGATGTCGAAAGGCCCGGTGACAACCTTGAGGAAGGTGAGCGCCGGCAGCAGTTTCAGTTGAATCTTCTCGCCGTGCTGGGTTTCGGCGAAATAGTGCTTGGCAAAGTCGGTGGTCTCGCGATTGGTATCGCAGGCGATCACCGTGCCGCCGCGCGGCAGCGCTTCGGCAAATGCCAGCGCGCTGAAACCCGTGAACAGCCCGAGCTGCATGATGCGCCGCGCGCCGGTCATTAGCACGAGCATCTTGAGAAACTCGGCTTCCAAGGCCCAGCCCATCATCTTCGTGCTGTGCCCCATATTGAAGGTTTCAAGCCAGAGTTTTTCCAAGGAGCTTGAGAGTGGCTTGCTGTAACGCTCAACGTAGTCTTCGATGCCTAAAGGTCGGAGCTCGATCATTGCCTCTTCCTACACCAATTACCGCGCAAGGGTTGCAAGCATCCGTTTTACCGAAACATTCGTTTCCGATTTTTTCCCGTTGCCAATTTTTCGGTCCTGCCTACGGTCCCATCAAGCGCTGTCCGCCGTCCACCGGCAGGATGGCGGCAGTGACGAACGAGGCCTCATCCGATGCCAGATAAACCGCGGCGTACGCAACATCCTCCGGCTCGCCGATGCGGCCCAGCGGCACGCGGGTTTTGTAGCGCGCCAGCTTCTCCGGCGTCGACGTATCCACCATCGGCGTGCGCGTCGGGCCGGGACAGATGCAGTTCACTCTAATCTTGTCCTTGGCGTGGTCGCCGGCCATCGCTTCAGTCAATCGCACCAAGCCCCCTTTTGATGCACAGTAGGCGGCGCGCCCCGCCTGGCCAAGCATGCCCGAGCGCGCCGCGATATGGAGGATCACCCCGCCGCCACGCTGCTGCATATACGGAATGGCGATGCGCGAGGTGACAAACGCGCCTTTCAAATTGGCATCGAGGGTTCGGTCCCAATCGTCTTCGGTAATGTCGGTGATGCTGCCGTTGGTGCGCACGCCGGCGCTGTTGACGAGAATGTCTAGACCGCCAAATCGCTGCGCGGTTTCGTCGATAAACGATTGCATTTGTTTGTAATTGCCCACGTTGCCAGCCCGGAAGAAGGCTTTGCCGCCGGCGCGTTCGATCAGCGCCACGGTTTCCAGCCCCTTCGATTCGGTCGTCGAAGTGCCACCTACGGCGGCGCCCTCTTTGGCAAACATCAGCGCGATCGCCTGACCCAGACCTGAACCAAAACCGGTGACGAAAGCGACTTTGCCTTTGAGTTTCATGCCGCCGAACCTCCGTTGGAAGACCTTGATATACAATCGTATCAAAGTTGACTCAACCGAAAGGCGTTGTTATTTTTTCGGCAACTAGGAGAAAAACATTCTATGGCTGAAGACCAACGTGTACCTGTAACCGTGCTGACCGGGTTTCTTGGCGCCGGCAAGACAACTCTGCTCAACCGCATCCTCACGGCTGACCACGGGCGGCGCGTCGCCGTGATCGTCAACGAGTTTGGCGAGGTCGGCATCGACCACCATCTTTTGATTTCTTCTGATCAGGAAGTCGTCGAAATGAGCAACGGCTGCATCTGCTGCAGCGTGCGCGGCGATTTACTGAAAAGCCTCTTTCAGCTCTTGGAGCACCGGGAGAAGTTCGACACGCTGATGATCGAAACCACCGGTCTCGCCGACCCGGCGCCGGTGGTGCAAAGCTTTTTTGTCGACGACCAGATCAAGAGCGAATATGCGCTCAACGGCGTCGTCACGGTGGTGGACGCCAAGCATATTTTTCAGCAGCTCGGCACCAACCCTGAGGCCAAGGAACAGATCGCCTTCGCCGACATGGTGCTGCTCAACAAGATCGATCTCATCAACCCCGAAGATCTGCCGGAATTAGAATTCAAACTGCGCAACTTAAACGGCGCGGCGCGCGTCTGCCAGACGCGCAATTCCGACATCGACATCAACTTGGTGCTCGATCTGCGCGCCCTGGACCTGGAGATCAAAGCCGCCAAGCACGACCACCATCACGCCCACACCGAAGACATCGAAACCGTCGCCATCGAGGTGCCGGGCGATTTAGACGGCGTCAAAATCAGCCAATGGTTCCGCGAGCTGCTCGCCGAATTCGGCGAGCGCATCATGCGCATGAAGGGCATTTTGAATCTGCGCAAAGACCCCGATCAGTTCGTTTTCCAAGGCGTGCATTTGCTTTTTGAAGGCCGCCCAGGGAGAGCGTGGGCCGAAACCGAAGACCGCGTGAACCGCCTGGTCTTCATCGGCCGCGACCTCGACAAAGAAAAAATCACCAAGGGTTTCATGGATTGCATCACCAACGACGGCGAATACGCCTCGGCGGACGACGTCGACCCATACGGCAAGAAACAAGATGTCTCGAAGTTTACCCTCGATCAGATTCGCTATTGGGTGCAGACGATCCTCACCTTCCCACCCGACGCCCCCATCGTCGTCAAAGAAGTCCCCTGCGTGAAGGCCGGCTGCCCGCCGGTGGAAACCGCGCTGATGGTGTTTCTGAAAAACGAGCCGCCCAAGACTTTCAAAATCCTGGCGCGCATCAACGACGTGACTTTCGATCATGTTTATAACTTGATCGAAAATCCGCTGCCGTGCTGTTAGTCAATAAACGCCGACGGCGGTGGCGCTAACAATCCCGCGGGATCTAACGCGTGTCCAGTGCTTTTCAAATATGCGCTCATCGCGTTCTCTGCGTCCTTGTTGTGCCAACGATCCAAATTTGGTCGTTTTCCGGCACGTGTTCGTACCCAAAGCGTTTCCGGCCTCCAGACGGGGTCCGAGTTGGCCAATGTGACAAACTATAGTTCAACTCCTCCACCGTGCGTACCCCTGCGACTTAGTCAACTAAATCACGTCCGTCCCGGATCGGTGCCCCGGATTTGCGCCCCGGCGTCGGACAGTGAGCCTCCGTTCGGCGAATTCCCGGGCTGCACGACAAACGCAAGCTTCGCCGCGGCACCTCGATTGTGGTTTGCGCGTTGTGAAGTTGAACGACTAGCCGAGAATCTTCTCGACGGCGACAACCAGACCGGGCACGCTGCTGGATGCTATCGTGTCGCTGCGGCGAAATTTTTCGATTTTGCGATAAACCCCGTCAACGGGATCAGTATGCTTTTCGATGCATTCGGCGGGAAGATCGGCCAGCCATGCTTCGGCAATGCCGGCACGGGCGTAAGCAGGAAATTTTGTTTCGCGGTCATACGTAACAGTTGTGTCGGCTACTTCAACGACTAGCAGGACATCCGCAACCTTCGACAACTCGCTTGCATAAAAATCGTCACGCGGTTGGAGAACGGCGATGTCAGGCTGCGGTTCCGAGAAATCATTGAGCAAAATTGGATTTTGGCCGCTGACAATCGCCCGATCACCGAGCTGGCGGTCAAACTCTCTGTGCGTACGATTTACTACCGCGACATGAAGGCTACCTATGGGGCTCATTTTCAGGATTTCACCTTCGATCAATTCAACGCGATCATCCTCGGAAAAAATTCCCGCCGCGCCCATGCGGTGGTATTCCTCTACAGAAAAACATCGGCGTGCGGGTTGAACTGACATGGCTAAACCTTAAACCTCATCGCTTTGTCAATTATACGCAACGCTGTATCAAAAAACTACCCGTCTCAGCGCGCCGGTAGCGGCCCGGCACCGACGAGCTTCTTAAACAATTCGACCACCTCGGGCTCACGCGGAATCGCCTTGATCGCCTTCTCGTGGTTCTCCGGCAAGAGCGGCGTCGGGTCGTCGCCAGTTAATTTCTTGTACTCGCGGAAGAACTCCTTGTCTTGAAAGGTTTTGCGGAAAGCCGCCTGAATGATTTCAATGCGGTCTTTCGGAACGCCTGGCGGCAGTACGAAGGGCGTGCCGGCGATGCGGAACGAACGCGACATGTTAATCACTTTCCGATCCAGGTCGGTTTTAGCGAAGGTATCCAGCTCTTGGAGTTTAGGGAAGTCTGGATTCTTGTCGCCCTTGGGCACTTCGATGATCGCATGAAAATCCACCGGCGAATTGGCGCCAAGCCAATCGCGGTTGGCCTGCACGATCGAATCGACGCCGGTGGCGCGGGCGTCGATCTCGCCGCGCAGCAGCGCCGGGTCCATTTCGGCACCGCTGTAGGAGGCAATGAAGCGCGGTTCTCTCAAACCGAGTATGTAGGCAAACAAGCGCCCTTCGTTGTAAGTGACAAACCCCACCGACTGGGCGCCGATGCGCACGCCGGTGGCGGCCTGCAATTTTGCGACGGTGTTTAAGCCGGCCTCTTTGCGCGTGAGAAAAACTGCGTGGTAGGTGCTGTAGGGCGAGCCCAGGTAGGAAAACTTGTCGATGTCATACTGCACGCCGGAATCGCCCAGGATGGCGCTCGAAATCGTGCCGATACTCGGGTTGCCGATAACAGTAGCATCGGCGCGCGCCACTTTGAAAAGATGATTGGCCGCTTTGCGCCCACCGGCACCGGGCATGTATTCCATAATAATAGTCGGATTGCCGGGAATGTACTTTTGCAGAAACGGCACCAACGACTTGGTGCGAAGATCGCCGGTGCCGCCAGGCTCGCGGCCCTGAATCAGAGTAATAGTCTTACCCTGAAAAAATGACTGCTGCGCTTGAGCAGAAGCGAATCCCAAGCAAGTCAGAAGTATCGTTGCCAACGTTGACTCTATGACCTGCAGTTTCATATTCATCCCTCTTACCTTTGCGTCCTTTGCGCCTTTGCGCGAGGCATATCTTCTACTACTCTACCACCAATTTCCGCACGATCTCATACATCGCGCGCACGCCCGACTTCAAACTCTCCACCGACATGCGCTCGTCGATGCCGTGCACCATTCCCTCGTTCACCGAACTCGCGCGATTGGGCAAAAAGCCTAAACAGGGAATCGCTTTCTCGCGAAAAAAATGGCAATCGGTAAAGCCGCTACCCATCGACTCGATGACCGGCGTGCCCGGGTCGGTGGCATTGGCATAATCCGTAATGACTTTCATCGCTTCCGGGCTATGGGGCGTCTTGGCCGCGTTGCGCGAAAGCATAATTTCGACTTTGATCGAATCGTCGCCAATCACCTTGCGCAAGTCCGCGATGAACGCCTGCGGGTCTTCGCCGGGCAGCAAGCGCACGTCGATCTCGGCGGCGGCAAATGCCGGTATGACGTTGATCTTGTCCGAGCCCTTGAGGCCGGTGATCGAAATCGTGTTGCGCACCCGGGCATTGTTCGAGCGATCTTTGACGAACTCAGCTAACACCGCCGGATCTTCCAGCGATTTGCGCAGATCGCGATAGCGCTCACGCCACGGTTGCGGCGCGGTTGCCGCGCTGTCGGCATAGAACTTTTGCACCTCGGGCACGACTTTGATCGGCGTCTGATAACTTGCGACGCGCTGCAGCGCGCCAATCAATCGCAGCACTGCTTGATTGGGCCCCGGCGACGCCGCATGCCCTGGCGCGCCCACCGCCGTTAGCTTCAACCAGAGCGGCACTTTCTCCGAAACCCCAACGCTGTAAACCCTCGCTGTTCCCTTCTCATCAACGCGAATACTGCCGCCCTCATTCAATACCACACCGACGTTCTTGAAAAGGTCCGCATGATTCTCGACCAAGAATCCAGCACCGAAAACACCGCCGGCTTCTTCGTCGGCCGTGCCCAGGAGAATCACATCGCCTTTGAGCGCGGTGTTCTGACGTTTCAGCCCCACGACGGTCATCAACCCGAGCACACCGCCGCCCTTGTTGTCGATGGCGCCGCGTCCCCAGACCGCGCCGTCTTTGACGACCCCGCTAAAAGCGGTTTCTTTCCAGAGCCGGCTCTCTGCGGGCACGACGTCCATGTGGTGCATGAGCACCAGGGCCTTCTTCGAACCGTCGCCGGGCAGCCGCGCGTAAAAATTGGCCCGGCCCGGCGCCGATTCGATCACGCGGTTCTCGATGCCTTCCTTGTCGAAGATGGCTTTGAGAAATTGCGCGGCTTTCATTTCGTTGCCCGGCGGATTGGTCGTGTCGATCTGCACGTAGCGGCTGAGCAAGCTCACCGCTTCGTCTTCCAGCGCTTTCCAGTTGAGGGTTTCGGCGCTATGCGCTTGACCCGTTAACGCTGCCAACAGCAGCGCCGCGCCAGCGAAATACTTTTTCATGCCGCCTCCTGCTTCGCCAAAAACTTTTGCGCTGCCGTGCGGATCTCCGCGCGCGCGCCGGGATGAAACCAGCGGACCTCGTTGACGCCGCGAAACCAGGTGAGCTGCCGCTTGGCAAGATGACGCGTATCTTGTTTCATCATCTCTAAGCCGCTCTCCGGCAACACTTCGCCGCTCAAAATCAAGCCCGCGTGGCGGTAGCCAACGCTTTGCAGCGGCTTAAGATTCAAGACATAGCCGCGCTGCACGAGGCTCGCAACCTCTTCGACCAGTCCCCGCGCCATCATCTCCCCGCAGCGTTGATTGATCGCTTCGTAAAGCGCCTTGCGGTCGCGGTCCAGACCGATGAGCAGATAATCGAGAGGGTTCTCGGCAAAAGCATGTTCCTTTTGCCATTCGCTCATGGGCCGTCCGGTCAGCTCAAACACTTCCAGAGCGCGCAGGATCCGTTGGCGATCGTTGGGATGAATCCACGAAGTCGCGGCGGCGTCGACGGCGGCAAGCCGCTGGTACAGCACCGGGAGCCCCTGCCGGTCGGCTTGCTCCGAAAGTCGCGCGCGGATTGGCTCATCCCGCGCCGGGCCGACAAACAAACCCTTCGTCAAAGCTTTGATGTAAAGCCCGGTCCCGCCGCAGACGATGACCGAGTGGCCGCGCTGCTGAATTTGCACAATCGCTGCCATCGCCAGGCTGCGAAAACGCGCCGCGCTGAATTCTTCATCGGGATTGACGACATCGATCAGATGATGGGAAATCCGCTGGCGCTCGGCCGGCGACGGTTTTGCCGTGCCGATGTCCATGTAGCGGTAGACCTGCTGCGAGTCGGCGTTGACGATCTCGGCGCCTAACACGCCAGCTAGATCGAGTGCGACTTCGCTTTTGCCTACTGCTGTGGGACCGACGACGATAATTATTTTTGGCTTCATAAAACTATGAAAAGCCTGAACACCATAGGCTGACAGCCTGTTCGGAGCCCTTCGACTGGGCTCAGGGCGAACGGATCGGAGGTCCGAATGGCTGGGGGAATCATCCGTTCATGCTGAGCTTGTCGAAGCATTCTTCCGAGTTCTTAGCGGCCTGCTAGACTATGCGCTTAAACAGCCGCTCCAGCTGCTCGCTGCTAAACTCGACCAGCACCGGCCGGCCATGCGGGCATTGAGTGGCAAACTCGATTTTGTCCAGCTCGGCGAGCAGCGCGCGCATCTCGGTCATCTCCAGTTTACGATTCGCTCTGATTACGCTGTGACAGGCAATTGTCGCCAGGCGATCTTCGAGATGTTGCCGCAACCGGTCCGACGCATCCACCTCCGCCAGCTCGGCAACCATCTGCTTGACCACTTGGGTGTAGTCGTCCTCTGGCAAGAGCGCAGGCGCGCTCTTGATGGCGTAGGAACCGGGGCCAAAAGGTTCGAGCACAAAACCGTAGCGTTCGAGCAGCGGCAGCTTTTGTTCCAACAGCATCATTTCACCCCCGGATAGATCCACCAGCTGCGATACCAGTAGGCGCTGTTTATCGATCGATCCGTGCGCGAGTTGAGCGCGTAGCTTCTCGAACGCGACCCGCTCGTGGGCGGCGTGTTGGTCCACCAAAGTCAGGCCGCGCGCCGAGACGCAGACCAAGTAGCAGCCGAGAATTTGCCCGAGCACGTGCAACGATGAAAAGAATCCCGACTGGTAGCGTTCCGGGGCTTCAGATGTTGGCTGTGTTGCCAGAGCGACACCGGCTGCCCCATCCGGCAAATCTACTCTGGGCCGCGCTGGTGGAATGAAATAAGGCAGCGGCGCTTCGCGCACAGCCCCCCAAGAAGCCATTGCAGTTGCCGCATACGGCGCCGGCGCGCGCGCCTCGACTTTGAGCGCCTGGCGCACTGCCCCGACCACCGCTTCGTGAATTTCCGACTGCCGGCGAAAGCGCACTTCATACTTTGCCGGATGAACATTCACATCAACGTCGGCAAACGGCACGTCGAGAAACAGCACGACGGCGGGGTACTGCCCTTTCATCAGCAATGTGTCATAGCCTTGCAGCACGGCGTGGGTGACGACTTTGTCGCGCACATAGCGCTGGTTCACGAAGCTAAAAAGATAGCGGGTGTTGGGAAAAGAAGTGGGTGCCGAGCTCAGATAGCCGGAGATCGTCAAATCGCCGCGCTGCCAGGAAAACGGCTTTAGCCCCCGGGCGACATCGCGCCCCAAAACTTGCTGGAGGCGATCCAGCGGATCTTTAACGGCAACGTAGTCGGCGACGTTGCGGCCGTCGTGCTGCAGGCGAAAATGCACCAGCGGATGGCCGAGGGCCATACGATTGACCACGTCGCAGATATGGTTCAACTCGGTTGCCGGCGATTTAAGAAACTTGCGCCGCGCCGGCGTATTGAAAAAAATCTCCCGGATATCAATCGTCGTGCCCTTGGCGGCGGCCGCCGCGTGCACTTCGCTCTTCTTGCCGCCATCGACGCGCAAGGAGAAACCGGCTTGATTGTGCGGCTCGCGGCTGACGATCTCCATTTTGGCGATGGAGCCGATGCTCGGCAGCGCTTCACCACGAAACCCTAAGGTGCCGATGCGAAACAGATCCTCGTCCTTCTTGATCTTGCTGGTGGCGTGGCGTTCGACCGCAAGTGACAGATCCTCCGCGGACATACCGGCACCGTTGTCCGTGATCCGAATCGATGCCGTGCCGCTCTTCTCGATGGCGATAAAGACTTCGCTGGCGCCGGCGTCAATGGAGTTCTCGATTAGCTCCTTGACGACGGATGCCGGGCGTTCGACCACCTCACCCGCCGCAATGCGGCTCGCCATCACTTCGGAGAGAATTTGAATTTTTGGCGGCAAGAGAAACCTCCAGCTTCAAACCATACCGACGCACTCAATGACGGTCAACAACGCCACAAACCGGGAATCGATCGCCCCAGGTGCATGCTGTCGTTAGTGCTAGCCCGGATTATTCACGCGGCGGGGACAAGCTGCGACACTGTGTCGGTCGAGGTGGAACTCTGGAGGAGCGAAGGCATCAGCGCAAATCGTTCGGTTTCATTCGCCAACGCGTGGTACCGCCTTCGACCCTTTCACTGCCATTCGCAGGGCAGGGCGACCAGCCGGTCGCCCCTAAAAGGCTGCGTCGGGGCGTAGGTCTGTCGCCTTCGCTCCGGAAGAGTTTCACCTCGACCGCGCCGCAGCCACGAATGATCCGGGCTAGCGCAGGATCGGCTTTTTCGCAGGGCCACAGTAGCAGATTCTTCGTCGCTGCTCTCCTCATCAGAATGACAATGCGGAAGATTCACCCAATCCAATCGCCAAAGTTTTTCTTGCTTTCGCCGCAAGCTTCTGCAAGAACCGGAGGAATCCTGTCGTAACCGAGGCCCCGCTGAACTTCTCTCTCAAATCTTTTTCACAACTCTTCTACGGCTGGCGCATGGTCGGCTTGGTTTCGGCGCTGCGCGTCCTGGGCGGGGGGTTGCACAACTACGGCTTCACCGTGTTCTTTTTGCCGATCAGCCATGACTTGGGTCTCAGCCGCGCCGAAACGTCCTTGGCGTTTTCCTTAGCACGCGCCCAGGGTGCCATCGAAGGCCCTTTTGTTGGCTATTTCATCGATCGCTTCGGGCCGCGCCCGATGATCCTGATCGCCACGCTGCTCTGCGGGCTCGGCTACATCGCTCTCGGTTGGGTGACCGACTACAAGACGTTTCTGATCGTTTATCTCGGCATCATTTCTCTAGCCTTCAACCCCGGATTTGTCCACGCGCCGATGGCGATAGGCAACACCTGGTTCATCCGCTGGCGCGCCCGAGCGATGACGGTGATCAGCTCCGCCGTGCCGATCGGCGGCACCATAATCACGCCTTTCCTCGCTCTCGCCGTGCAGCATTGGGGCTGGCGTTGGGGCGCGATCTTGGGCGGCATTTTGTTTTTGCTGCTCGGTATTCCACTGGCCATCGGCGTGCGCCACTCGCCCGAGAGCATGGGGCTGCTGCCCGACGGCGAACCGCCTCCAAAGCCCACCGAAGTTTCCGACACCAAGTCAAAATCCTCCTCGGAAGATCCCAGCGCCAGCAACGACCCAACTCTCAAAGAAGCGATGAAGACCTACATCTTCTGGCTCTTCGTCGTTGCGATGACCGTGCGTGTGCTGGCCTATAGCACCATCAGCGTGCACTTCGTGCCGATCATGGTTTGGAAGGGCATGGCCGAGGAAAACGCGGCGTTCTTGCTGGCGAGCTTCGCGTTTTTAAATTGGGCCGCCCACTACGTCATCGGCTGGTTCGCCGACAACACCAATCGGCCCAAATTGCTGGCGCATTGCTTGGTGATCGCGGCGCTGTCCGTGTTGGTTTTGATTTGGGGCAATGGCGCGCTCGCTCTCTGGGCGTTTACCATTGGCTTCACCGTCATCGATTCGTCCTTCCCCATCGTTTGGGCAACCATTGGCGACTTCTATGGTCGACAACACTTCGCCACTATTCGTGGCATGATGTCGTTTTTTTACACCTGGGGCAGCGTGCTGGGGCCGGTCATCGCCGGCGCAGCCTACGACCGCAGCCAAAGCTACTATGAAACTCTTTGGGGTCTGATGGTCATCTTAGCGCTAGGCGCGGCTCTCACAGCACTCACAATCGGTCCGTGGAAGAAGCTGCAGCCAATCACCGCCGCCGATGGTTAGCGATTGTTCGACAATTTCGGATCGAGCGCATCGCGCAATGCATCGCCGAGCAGATTGAAGCTCATCAGCGCGAAAAAAATAAACAGCCC
This window of the Deltaproteobacteria bacterium genome carries:
- a CDS encoding MFS transporter, encoding MVGLVSALRVLGGGLHNYGFTVFFLPISHDLGLSRAETSLAFSLARAQGAIEGPFVGYFIDRFGPRPMILIATLLCGLGYIALGWVTDYKTFLIVYLGIISLAFNPGFVHAPMAIGNTWFIRWRARAMTVISSAVPIGGTIITPFLALAVQHWGWRWGAILGGILFLLLGIPLAIGVRHSPESMGLLPDGEPPPKPTEVSDTKSKSSSEDPSASNDPTLKEAMKTYIFWLFVVAMTVRVLAYSTISVHFVPIMVWKGMAEENAAFLLASFAFLNWAAHYVIGWFADNTNRPKLLAHCLVIAALSVLVLIWGNGALALWAFTIGFTVIDSSFPIVWATIGDFYGRQHFATIRGMMSFFYTWGSVLGPVIAGAAYDRSQSYYETLWGLMVILALGAALTALTIGPWKKLQPITAADG
- the mutL gene encoding DNA mismatch repair endonuclease MutL — its product is MPPKIQILSEVMASRIAAGEVVERPASVVKELIENSIDAGASEVFIAIEKSGTASIRITDNGAGMSAEDLSLAVERHATSKIKKDEDLFRIGTLGFRGEALPSIGSIAKMEIVSREPHNQAGFSLRVDGGKKSEVHAAAAAKGTTIDIREIFFNTPARRKFLKSPATELNHICDVVNRMALGHPLVHFRLQHDGRNVADYVAVKDPLDRLQQVLGRDVARGLKPFSWQRGDLTISGYLSSAPTSFPNTRYLFSFVNQRYVRDKVVTHAVLQGYDTLLMKGQYPAVVLFLDVPFADVDVNVHPAKYEVRFRRQSEIHEAVVGAVRQALKVEARAPAPYAATAMASWGAVREAPLPYFIPPARPRVDLPDGAAGVALATQPTSEAPERYQSGFFSSLHVLGQILGCYLVCVSARGLTLVDQHAAHERVAFEKLRAQLAHGSIDKQRLLVSQLVDLSGGEMMLLEQKLPLLERYGFVLEPFGPGSYAIKSAPALLPEDDYTQVVKQMVAELAEVDASDRLRQHLEDRLATIACHSVIRANRKLEMTEMRALLAELDKIEFATQCPHGRPVLVEFSSEQLERLFKRIV